A genomic region of Mesobacillus jeotgali contains the following coding sequences:
- a CDS encoding dihydroorotase → MSMLIKNGKLVTENGFESVDILIENGKITEVGAQISADAEQIIDAKSKLVAPGLVDLHVHLREPGGEKKETIATGTLAAARGGFTTVAAMPNTRPVPDSKDQMEWLQRKIAETASVRVLPYASITVRELGQELTDFEGMKEAGAFALTDDGVGVQSAGMMLEAMKRAAQLDMAIVAHCEDNTLINKGSLHQGRKAAELGINGIPSVCESVHIARDILLAEEAGCHYHVCHISTKESVRAVRDAKRYGIKVTAEVTPHHLLLNEDDITGNDANYKMNPPLRSKADHEALIEGLLDGTIDFIATDHAPHTTEEKAEGIQLAPFGIVGLETAFPLLYTHMVKTNIMTLKQLIEFLTVKPAKAFGLPYGELKAGAAADVVLIDLDEEKEINPEEFLSKGKNTPFAGWSCKGWPVMTIAEGKIVWEKGVVTT, encoded by the coding sequence ATGTCGATGCTAATCAAAAATGGCAAACTAGTTACTGAAAACGGATTTGAATCAGTAGATATTTTAATAGAAAACGGAAAAATCACAGAAGTTGGCGCTCAAATCTCTGCAGATGCTGAGCAAATTATTGATGCTAAAAGTAAGCTGGTTGCCCCTGGATTGGTTGACCTGCATGTACACCTGCGCGAACCAGGCGGAGAGAAAAAAGAAACGATTGCAACAGGGACACTGGCTGCAGCGAGGGGCGGCTTCACAACAGTAGCCGCAATGCCGAACACAAGACCTGTTCCGGACTCAAAAGACCAGATGGAATGGCTTCAGAGAAAAATTGCGGAAACAGCTTCCGTAAGGGTTCTGCCATATGCATCAATTACTGTGCGCGAGCTTGGCCAGGAGCTTACTGATTTTGAAGGTATGAAAGAAGCAGGTGCATTCGCACTGACAGATGATGGTGTGGGTGTCCAGTCGGCCGGAATGATGCTTGAAGCAATGAAAAGGGCAGCACAGCTGGATATGGCAATCGTCGCTCATTGCGAAGACAATACATTGATCAATAAAGGTTCACTTCATCAGGGAAGAAAAGCTGCTGAACTGGGAATCAACGGAATCCCTTCAGTGTGTGAATCTGTACATATAGCAAGAGACATCCTGCTTGCAGAAGAGGCAGGCTGCCACTACCATGTCTGCCATATCAGCACGAAAGAATCTGTCAGGGCAGTCCGGGACGCAAAAAGATATGGCATTAAGGTCACAGCGGAAGTTACACCACATCACTTGTTATTAAATGAAGATGATATAACAGGAAATGATGCCAACTATAAAATGAATCCACCCCTAAGGAGCAAGGCAGACCACGAGGCATTGATCGAAGGGCTTTTGGACGGGACGATCGATTTTATCGCAACTGACCATGCACCGCATACAACTGAGGAAAAAGCTGAGGGTATTCAGCTTGCACCTTTTGGGATTGTCGGCCTTGAGACAGCATTCCCGCTCTTATATACACATATGGTCAAAACAAATATCATGACCTTAAAACAGTTGATTGAGTTTTTGACTGTCAAACCAGCAAAAGCATTCGGATTGCCTTATGGGGAGCTAAAAGCTGGCGCGGCAGCCGATGTCGTATTGATTGATCTTGATGAAGAAAAAGAAATCAATCCAGAGGAATTTTTATCAAAAGGAAAAAATACACCATTCGCAGGCTGGAGCTGTAAGGGATGGCCTGTAATGACGATTGCTGAAGGAAAAATTGTCTGGGAAAAGGGAGTTGTGACAACATGA